The Micromonospora sp. NBC_01740 genome includes a window with the following:
- the eccCa gene encoding type VII secretion protein EccCa, which translates to MSTVVIKRPPRRPAPEIPVGELPVDAPPEIPAVAGGRWQQLLMVLPMLGGTVAMAMMFGRGGGAYSYVVGGMFGLSSLAMLVTSWGSASGTPKKSEMMAARRDYLRHLTVLRRRVRQTAGQQRAGLYYRHPDPGRLWSTVDSHRVWERRPTDPDFGVVRVAVGPQTLATPLVPPVTRPLEELEPMTAGSLRRFLDAYSVVPDLPVALSLRSFARVFVRAAGPADDGDGPAAQALARAMLAQLAVFHAPDELLVAVCAGPERRAAWEWVKWLPHAHHPTRTDALGPVRLVTSAGVELEGLLDEVLASRSRFSPAGPATDGPHVVVVLDGGDLTGATDLTGDGGIDAVTIIDLDTPPPRLLDRFALLLELRGGRLHSHSADGHAEVGTADRLDLVDAEAVARRLAPLRLATAARGPDAPPGAELGLPELLGLGDPESFTAEQGWAPRSARERLRVPIGVGTDGGAIELDLKESAQDGMGPHGLLIGATGSGKSELLRTLVLGLAATHSSEQLNFVLIDFKGGATFASFDRLPHTAAVITNLADALPLVDRMVDAINGELVRRQELLRRAGNFASLRDYERARAAGTPLAPLPSLLLICDEFSELLSAKPDFIDLFVQIGRLGRSLGVHLLLASQRLEEGRLRGLDTHLSYRIGLRTFSALESRTVLGVPDAHELPRSPGHGYLRFGTEPLVRFKAAYVSGALRRRGAAPGAGGTGAPRLLAFSTHLVPKPEPVGPPALPATADEGGTESLLELMVDRLAGQGPPAHQVWLPPLGRAPALDELLGPVGVDPARGLTFGNPELHGALQVPVAVVDRPFEQRRDALWLALDGAAGHVAVVGGPQSGKSTALRTLICALALTHTPAEVQVYCLDFGGGGLAALRDLPHVGGVTGRADPTAVRRTVGEIATLLVDREQRFAELGVESMAAWRQRRAALAGTGQPGADPFGDVFLVVDGWATLRGEYDDLEPLITDLATRGLSYGVHVVATAVRWLDFRPAIRDLFGSRLELRLGDPADSLVARRAAANVPEKTPGRGVTAESLHFLTALPQLAASGGDTTDLVKQSAGGWAGPVAPPVRLLPPVLPYAELDLAAATGLRIPVGIAEADLRPVVLDFGTEPHFVVFGDAECGKSSFLRALATSIMTRFTPEQARVILVDYRRSLVDLTESASPHLIGYGSAAAHTTDLVESAAGYMAGRVPGPDVTPAQLRQRSWWSGPELFVLVDDYDLVAGGPSNPLRALEEHLPHARDVGLHLVLARRSGGAGRAQYEPLVQRLRELSTSGLVMAGSPEEGALVGPVRPGPLPPGRGRLVTRREGVRLVQLAHLPPP; encoded by the coding sequence GTGTCCACTGTCGTCATCAAGCGGCCGCCCCGCCGACCGGCGCCGGAGATCCCGGTGGGTGAGCTGCCGGTGGACGCGCCGCCGGAGATCCCCGCCGTGGCCGGCGGGCGCTGGCAGCAGCTGCTCATGGTGCTGCCCATGCTCGGCGGCACCGTGGCGATGGCGATGATGTTCGGCCGCGGCGGGGGCGCCTACTCGTACGTGGTCGGCGGGATGTTCGGGCTCTCCTCGCTGGCCATGCTGGTGACCTCGTGGGGCAGCGCCTCCGGCACACCGAAGAAGTCGGAGATGATGGCCGCCCGGCGGGACTACCTGCGGCACCTGACCGTGCTGCGGCGCCGGGTCCGGCAGACCGCCGGGCAGCAGCGTGCCGGGCTCTACTACCGGCACCCGGATCCCGGCCGGCTCTGGTCGACCGTCGACAGCCACCGGGTCTGGGAACGCCGCCCCACCGACCCCGACTTCGGGGTGGTCCGGGTCGCCGTCGGCCCGCAGACCCTCGCCACCCCGCTGGTCCCCCCGGTCACCCGCCCGCTGGAGGAGCTGGAACCGATGACCGCCGGCTCGCTGCGCCGGTTCCTGGACGCGTACTCCGTGGTGCCGGACCTGCCGGTGGCGCTCTCCCTGCGCAGCTTCGCCCGCGTCTTCGTACGGGCCGCCGGCCCGGCCGACGACGGCGACGGACCCGCCGCCCAGGCCCTGGCCCGGGCGATGCTCGCCCAGCTCGCGGTCTTCCACGCCCCGGACGAGCTGCTCGTCGCCGTCTGCGCCGGGCCGGAACGGCGGGCCGCCTGGGAGTGGGTCAAGTGGCTGCCGCACGCCCACCACCCCACCCGCACCGACGCGCTCGGCCCGGTCCGGCTGGTCACCAGCGCGGGGGTCGAGCTGGAGGGGCTGCTGGACGAGGTGCTGGCCAGCCGGTCCCGGTTCAGCCCCGCCGGCCCGGCCACCGACGGCCCGCACGTGGTGGTGGTGCTCGACGGGGGCGACCTGACCGGCGCCACCGACCTGACCGGCGACGGCGGCATCGACGCGGTCACGATCATCGACCTGGACACCCCGCCGCCGCGCCTGCTGGACCGGTTCGCGCTGCTGCTGGAGCTGCGCGGGGGTCGGCTGCACTCCCACTCCGCCGACGGGCACGCCGAGGTCGGTACGGCGGACCGGCTGGACCTCGTCGACGCGGAGGCCGTCGCCCGACGGCTGGCCCCGCTGCGGCTGGCCACGGCGGCACGCGGCCCGGACGCCCCGCCGGGCGCGGAGCTGGGCCTGCCCGAGCTGCTCGGTCTCGGCGACCCGGAGAGCTTCACCGCCGAGCAGGGGTGGGCGCCCCGGTCCGCCCGGGAGCGGCTGCGGGTGCCGATCGGGGTGGGCACCGACGGCGGCGCCATCGAGCTGGACCTCAAGGAGTCGGCGCAGGACGGGATGGGGCCGCACGGCCTGCTGATCGGGGCGACCGGCTCCGGCAAGTCCGAGCTGCTGCGCACGCTGGTGCTCGGGCTGGCCGCCACGCACAGCTCGGAGCAGCTCAACTTCGTACTGATCGACTTCAAGGGCGGCGCGACCTTCGCCTCGTTCGACCGGCTGCCGCACACCGCCGCGGTGATCACCAACCTGGCCGACGCGCTGCCGCTGGTCGACCGGATGGTCGACGCCATCAACGGCGAGCTGGTCCGCCGCCAGGAGCTGCTGCGCCGGGCCGGCAACTTCGCGAGCCTGCGCGACTACGAGCGGGCGCGCGCCGCCGGCACCCCGCTCGCCCCGCTGCCGTCGCTGCTGCTGATCTGCGACGAGTTCTCCGAGCTGCTCTCGGCCAAGCCCGACTTCATCGACCTGTTCGTGCAGATCGGCCGGCTGGGCCGGTCGCTCGGCGTGCACCTGCTGCTGGCGAGCCAGCGGTTGGAGGAGGGGCGGCTGCGCGGACTCGACACCCACCTGTCGTACCGGATCGGGCTGCGGACCTTCTCGGCGCTGGAGTCCCGCACGGTGCTCGGGGTGCCGGACGCGCACGAGCTGCCCCGCTCCCCCGGCCACGGCTACCTGCGCTTCGGCACCGAGCCGCTGGTGCGGTTCAAGGCCGCGTACGTCTCGGGGGCGCTGCGCCGGCGCGGTGCGGCGCCCGGCGCGGGCGGCACCGGGGCCCCGCGCCTGCTCGCCTTCTCCACCCACCTCGTGCCCAAGCCGGAGCCGGTCGGGCCGCCCGCCCTGCCCGCGACGGCCGACGAGGGCGGCACGGAGAGCCTGCTGGAGCTGATGGTCGACCGGCTCGCCGGGCAGGGGCCGCCGGCCCACCAGGTCTGGCTGCCCCCGCTCGGCCGGGCGCCCGCGCTGGACGAGCTGCTCGGGCCGGTCGGCGTGGACCCGGCGCGCGGTCTCACCTTCGGCAACCCGGAGCTGCACGGCGCGCTCCAGGTGCCGGTCGCGGTCGTCGACAGGCCCTTCGAGCAGCGCCGCGACGCGCTCTGGCTGGCGCTGGACGGCGCCGCCGGCCACGTCGCGGTGGTCGGCGGCCCGCAGAGCGGCAAGTCGACCGCGCTGCGCACGCTGATCTGCGCCCTGGCGCTCACCCACACCCCGGCCGAGGTACAGGTCTACTGCCTCGACTTCGGCGGCGGCGGGCTGGCCGCGCTGCGCGACCTGCCGCACGTCGGCGGGGTCACCGGCCGCGCCGACCCGACGGCCGTCCGGCGTACGGTCGGCGAGATCGCGACCCTGCTGGTCGACCGGGAACAGCGCTTCGCCGAGCTGGGCGTGGAGTCGATGGCCGCCTGGCGGCAGCGCCGGGCCGCGCTCGCGGGCACCGGCCAGCCCGGGGCCGACCCGTTCGGCGACGTGTTCCTGGTGGTGGACGGTTGGGCCACGCTGCGCGGCGAGTACGACGACCTGGAGCCCCTCATCACCGACCTGGCCACCCGGGGGCTGTCGTACGGGGTGCACGTGGTGGCGACGGCGGTGCGTTGGCTGGACTTCCGGCCGGCGATCCGGGACCTCTTCGGTTCCCGGCTGGAGCTGCGCCTCGGCGACCCGGCCGACTCGCTGGTGGCCCGCCGGGCGGCGGCGAACGTGCCGGAGAAGACCCCCGGCCGGGGCGTCACGGCGGAGAGCCTGCACTTCCTCACCGCGCTGCCGCAGCTCGCCGCCTCCGGCGGGGACACCACGGATCTGGTCAAGCAGTCCGCCGGGGGCTGGGCCGGCCCGGTCGCGCCCCCGGTGCGGCTGCTCCCGCCGGTGCTCCCGTACGCCGAGCTGGACCTGGCCGCGGCCACCGGACTGCGCATCCCGGTGGGGATCGCCGAGGCGGACCTGCGCCCGGTGGTGCTGGACTTCGGCACCGAGCCGCACTTCGTGGTCTTCGGCGACGCCGAGTGCGGCAAGTCGTCGTTCCTGCGCGCGCTGGCCACCTCGATCATGACCCGGTTCACCCCGGAGCAGGCCCGGGTCATCCTGGTCGACTACCGCCGCAGCCTGGTGGACCTGACCGAATCGGCGTCGCCGCACCTGATCGGCTACGGCTCCGCCGCGGCGCACACCACCGACCTGGTCGAGTCCGCCGCCGGCTACATGGCGGGGCGGGTGCCCGGGCCCGACGTCACGCCCGCGCAGCTGCGGCAGCGGTCGTGGTGGTCCGGGCCGGAACTGTTCGTGCTGGTCGACGACTACGACCTGGTCGCCGGCGGGCCGTCCAACCCGCTGCGCGCCCTGGAGGAGCACCTGCCGCACGCCCGGGACGTCGGGCTGCACCTGGTGCTCGCCCGCCGCTCGGGCGGCGCCGGACGGGCCCAGTACGAGCCGCTCGTGCAGCGCCTGCGGGAGCTCTCCACCTCGGGGCTGGTGATGGCGGGCAGCCCGGAGGAGGGGGCGCTGGTCGGCCCGGTCCGGCCCGGTCCGCTGCCCCCGGGGCGCGGCCGGCTGGTCACCAGGCGCGAGGGCGTACGCCTCGTCCAGTTGGCCCATCTGCCGCCGCCGTGA